The following are encoded together in the Gordonia insulae genome:
- a CDS encoding ribbon-helix-helix domain-containing protein has translation MAATDHRVMRIPLPVPLIREMDAVIIQGIGGYATRAEFIVDAIQERILELSVEETEDAGPPPRQEEEPGAQPYESTVRKTIPVTSRKDRPTTVLSPPVAGYVVPAAGDLSRPESRALFGLHNRDYPSLWALTKLAALAAEGPIPVEDYVTDVLREAWRFGELLLATEKDTGAKCTALFPTNSDKRKPAETGFRSFALGDYRVDGDVYSTNGPLYEWRVAGLTMGESHEPRVGLTGAGWDLLRGIAGISVEEPHPYNAARVFFEHLANFAPEDWRGFTEIISAIGSGGASRQDVLAHVAQAWPSWTNNEVSTNAAGYIARAREWGLIEPKQTKSKYHLTPLGHEHSTGGKQ, from the coding sequence ATGGCAGCAACCGATCACCGCGTAATGCGCATTCCGCTTCCCGTTCCCCTGATCCGCGAGATGGACGCCGTCATCATCCAGGGCATCGGGGGCTACGCAACTCGCGCCGAGTTCATCGTCGACGCCATCCAGGAGCGGATCCTAGAGCTATCGGTGGAGGAAACAGAGGACGCTGGCCCTCCGCCAAGGCAGGAAGAGGAGCCCGGCGCCCAGCCGTACGAATCAACTGTGCGTAAGACTATCCCGGTCACGAGTCGGAAGGACCGGCCAACGACGGTACTGTCTCCTCCGGTGGCCGGTTATGTTGTGCCTGCCGCAGGCGACCTCAGTCGACCCGAGTCTCGCGCGTTGTTCGGGCTGCACAACCGCGATTACCCCTCACTGTGGGCGCTCACCAAACTTGCCGCCCTCGCCGCTGAGGGGCCGATCCCTGTTGAGGACTACGTCACGGACGTACTCCGGGAGGCGTGGCGGTTCGGCGAGCTCCTCCTCGCCACCGAGAAAGACACCGGGGCAAAGTGCACCGCACTCTTTCCGACAAATTCAGACAAACGCAAGCCAGCCGAGACTGGCTTCCGATCGTTTGCACTCGGCGACTACCGAGTCGATGGGGACGTCTACTCGACCAACGGGCCACTTTACGAGTGGCGCGTCGCCGGCCTCACTATGGGTGAATCCCACGAACCGCGCGTCGGACTCACCGGCGCCGGTTGGGATTTGCTCAGGGGCATCGCGGGCATATCTGTCGAGGAGCCGCACCCATACAACGCTGCGCGAGTGTTCTTTGAACACCTCGCCAATTTCGCCCCGGAAGACTGGCGTGGGTTCACCGAGATCATTAGTGCGATCGGAAGCGGTGGAGCGTCGCGCCAGGATGTGCTTGCGCACGTCGCCCAGGCATGGCCGTCGTGGACCAACAACGAGGTTTCTACGAACGCCGCGGGCTACATCGCCCGTGCTCGCGAGTGGGGCC
- a CDS encoding very short patch repair endonuclease, producing MNARPKASCQSVSSRMSKQKRRDTEAELRVRRNLHARGIRFRVDVKPEPALRARGDIVWRGIRLIVFIDGCFWHGCPQHATRPRANAEWWAEKLDNNIRRDRRTDLALIDRGWTVLRFWEHEDSKGVADRIVARIEELRSVDL from the coding sequence ATGAACGCTCGCCCCAAAGCCTCTTGTCAGAGTGTCAGTTCACGTATGAGCAAGCAGAAGCGGAGGGACACGGAAGCCGAGCTGCGCGTTCGACGCAATCTCCACGCGCGCGGCATTCGATTCAGGGTTGATGTGAAGCCAGAACCCGCTCTCCGGGCAAGAGGTGACATCGTGTGGCGCGGCATCAGGTTGATTGTGTTCATCGACGGGTGCTTCTGGCATGGATGCCCTCAGCACGCCACCCGCCCGCGGGCAAACGCAGAGTGGTGGGCTGAGAAGTTAGACAATAATATTCGGCGAGACAGACGAACGGACCTCGCCCTGATCGATCGTGGATGGACCGTCCTCCGGTTTTGGGAACACGAGGACTCCAAGGGGGTGGCCGATAGGATCGTCGCAAGGATCGAGGAGTTGAGGTCGGTGGACCTCTGA
- a CDS encoding DNA cytosine methyltransferase, whose translation MVLGLDSSKDRPRIVDLFAGPGGLDVGAAWLGISAEGIELDGNACATRSAAGLVTTPGDVRNFGPADFPDATILTGGPPCQTFTVAGTGTGRKALNDVIALMTRMADGDDAADSLSVLEDERTGLVLEPMRWVLEALRADTPYEAIVLEQVPQVLPIWAAFQEVLERYGYGVDYGILRTEEFGVPQTRRRAVLVARLDDEDVRLPKPTHQAFRRGVPRQSMANREPWVSMADALDRDLAFTVISNYGSGGDPRKRGQRQSDEPAATVTGKIMRNRLQLSNDDFSRFTHQEAGRLQTFPPDYPWAGSDVGQQIGNAIPPRLSVHVLAAALNLLIDVDALNRAVREPWEVSQNGGVSLATADPYGERVAVLS comes from the coding sequence ATGGTGTTGGGATTGGACTCGTCGAAAGATCGCCCGCGAATAGTCGACTTATTCGCCGGACCTGGCGGTCTAGACGTCGGGGCGGCATGGCTCGGAATCTCGGCGGAGGGCATCGAACTCGATGGGAACGCCTGCGCAACACGATCCGCCGCCGGTCTCGTCACAACACCAGGAGACGTCCGAAATTTCGGGCCAGCTGATTTCCCCGACGCCACAATTCTCACGGGTGGCCCACCATGTCAGACGTTCACGGTGGCTGGCACCGGAACCGGTCGCAAAGCATTGAACGACGTCATCGCGCTCATGACTAGGATGGCTGACGGCGATGACGCGGCTGACAGTCTCTCCGTGCTCGAGGACGAGCGAACCGGGTTGGTCCTCGAACCGATGCGCTGGGTACTCGAGGCGTTGCGGGCGGACACACCCTACGAAGCCATCGTTCTCGAGCAGGTGCCGCAGGTGCTACCTATCTGGGCGGCTTTCCAGGAGGTCCTCGAGCGATACGGCTATGGGGTCGACTACGGGATCCTCCGCACCGAGGAGTTCGGCGTTCCGCAGACTCGTAGACGCGCCGTGCTTGTGGCACGACTCGACGACGAGGATGTCAGGCTGCCGAAGCCGACACATCAAGCATTCCGCCGAGGAGTACCCAGGCAAAGCATGGCCAATCGTGAACCCTGGGTGTCGATGGCGGACGCGCTTGATCGCGACCTGGCGTTCACGGTCATCTCCAATTATGGAAGTGGCGGTGATCCTCGCAAGCGCGGCCAGCGGCAATCAGACGAACCGGCGGCGACAGTGACAGGCAAGATCATGCGCAACCGTCTTCAGCTCTCGAACGATGACTTCAGTCGTTTCACGCATCAAGAGGCGGGTCGTCTTCAGACATTTCCTCCTGACTATCCTTGGGCTGGAAGCGATGTCGGTCAGCAGATCGGTAACGCTATACCGCCCCGCCTATCGGTTCATGTCTTGGCCGCTGCGCTCAACCTGCTTATCGACGTCGACGCTCTCAATCGGGCCGTGCGCGAACCATGGGAAGTCTCGCAGAACGGCGGAGTGTCGCTGGCCACCGCTGACCCATATGGTGAACGCGTCGCGGTCCTCAGCTAA
- a CDS encoding serine hydrolase domain-containing protein, translating into MVGRVGRRGVPGRRLLAALVVSLLVAVGMVVGLPPGESHAAPADPQQQQQCAEPSGSGNPQTAAPSAVGLDKKRLDDAIAFAASRMRTHIQVFRNNCLVGTGPLNSLTGNTPWNLFSSTKSVVSMLAGIAYTQGKLDLGASIARYLPAGEVDKAHAAITVRDLLTQTSGLRQSIISEALTAGLDVDPNIGKEALALPVEHRPGTFFEYTQHGPDLLAYVVQHAVGEDLQAFAQRNLFGPLGIKKSDYFWTRDRSGNTYGYAFLFMPPADYSRLGLLMVNDGVWHGKRIIDSGYIRQLRSPSSANRCYGYLFWVNSSPCTGPSFPSRQTSNLAPLAGLPSDAYAMVGFLQQNNFIVPSLGLLVSWNGFLGDVSPDPGTVLSASLNSELYREFFRRLAAAFRAPRLPDPGPYRPTMNLNFDPVQFADPNVALGALGVGPYAPKDCTVIACGSKPLRAPLQGNPGCFAVTCVPGLPGSPGRRGG; encoded by the coding sequence ATGGTCGGTCGCGTTGGTCGCCGGGGTGTTCCCGGCCGTCGCCTTCTGGCGGCACTCGTCGTGTCGCTGCTCGTGGCTGTCGGCATGGTCGTCGGCCTGCCCCCGGGTGAGAGTCACGCCGCCCCCGCCGATCCTCAGCAACAGCAGCAGTGCGCCGAACCGTCGGGCTCCGGTAACCCGCAGACCGCTGCCCCATCGGCGGTCGGCCTGGACAAGAAGCGACTCGACGACGCCATCGCGTTCGCCGCGTCGCGGATGCGCACCCACATCCAGGTGTTTCGCAACAACTGTCTCGTCGGGACCGGACCCCTCAACTCGCTGACCGGCAACACCCCGTGGAATCTGTTCAGTTCCACCAAGAGCGTCGTGTCCATGCTCGCGGGGATCGCGTACACGCAGGGCAAGCTCGATCTGGGCGCCTCGATCGCGCGCTACCTCCCGGCGGGCGAGGTCGACAAGGCGCACGCCGCGATCACCGTGCGCGATCTACTGACGCAGACGTCGGGGCTGCGGCAGTCGATCATCAGCGAGGCCCTGACCGCCGGCCTCGACGTCGACCCCAACATCGGCAAGGAAGCCCTCGCGCTCCCGGTTGAGCATCGTCCGGGCACGTTCTTCGAGTACACCCAGCACGGCCCCGACCTCCTCGCGTACGTGGTGCAGCATGCCGTCGGCGAGGATCTGCAGGCGTTCGCCCAGCGGAACCTGTTCGGCCCGTTGGGTATCAAGAAGAGCGACTACTTCTGGACCCGTGACCGCAGCGGCAACACCTACGGCTACGCCTTCCTCTTCATGCCGCCCGCCGACTACTCGCGGCTCGGGCTGCTGATGGTCAACGACGGTGTGTGGCACGGCAAGCGGATCATCGATTCGGGATACATTCGGCAGTTGCGGTCACCGTCGTCGGCGAATCGGTGCTACGGATATCTGTTCTGGGTCAACAGCTCTCCGTGTACCGGGCCGTCGTTCCCGTCGCGGCAGACGTCCAACCTCGCACCCCTCGCGGGCCTGCCGTCGGACGCCTACGCGATGGTCGGGTTCCTGCAGCAGAACAACTTCATCGTGCCGAGCCTCGGCCTGCTGGTGAGCTGGAACGGTTTCCTCGGCGATGTCTCCCCCGACCCGGGCACCGTCCTGAGCGCGAGCCTCAACAGCGAGCTCTACCGCGAGTTCTTCCGACGACTCGCCGCCGCATTCCGAGCTCCTCGACTCCCCGATCCCGGGCCGTACCGGCCGACAATGAACCTGAACTTCGATCCCGTCCAGTTCGCCGATCCGAACGTGGCGCTGGGTGCGCTCGGCGTCGGACCGTATGCGCCGAAGGACTGCACGGTGATTGCGTGTGGGTCGAAGCCGCTGCGTGCGCCACTCCAGGGCAATCCGGGTTGCTTTGCGGTGACGTGTGTTCCGGGGTTGCCGGGTTCGCCGGGGAGGCGGGGTGGGTGA
- a CDS encoding alpha/beta hydrolase: MTSPNAIPVVFVHGLWLHASSWDPWVTFFADAGFAPVAPGWPGEAATPADTRADASTQDDVGIEAITKHYEEIITGLPASPVVIGHSFGGLIAQKLHASGFARACVAIAPAAFRGVKKPPPLVQVKTASPVLAHPGLRHKTWAHTADTFHAGFTSAVDRAESDALFAEFAIPSPCRPLFEAAFANFQRHSPAAIDLKGREGPLLMMAGGKDRTVPASTVEAGYKVQKRSASPTEFKLYPDRGHSLSADHGWQELATDALGFLTAHSIDPKA, translated from the coding sequence ATGACATCCCCGAACGCCATACCTGTTGTGTTCGTGCATGGCCTGTGGTTACACGCGTCGTCGTGGGACCCGTGGGTGACGTTCTTCGCCGATGCCGGATTTGCGCCCGTCGCCCCGGGCTGGCCGGGAGAGGCGGCCACTCCGGCGGACACCCGCGCGGACGCTTCGACGCAGGACGATGTCGGCATCGAGGCCATCACCAAGCATTACGAAGAGATCATCACGGGACTTCCGGCGTCGCCGGTGGTGATCGGGCATTCGTTCGGCGGGCTCATCGCACAGAAGTTGCATGCGAGCGGTTTCGCGCGGGCGTGCGTGGCGATCGCACCGGCGGCCTTCCGCGGCGTCAAGAAGCCGCCGCCACTTGTTCAGGTGAAGACCGCGTCGCCAGTCCTCGCCCACCCCGGCCTGCGGCACAAGACGTGGGCGCACACCGCCGACACTTTTCACGCGGGGTTCACCAGTGCGGTCGACCGCGCGGAGTCCGACGCCTTGTTCGCCGAGTTCGCCATTCCGTCGCCGTGCCGTCCGCTGTTCGAGGCGGCGTTTGCGAACTTCCAGCGGCACAGTCCGGCGGCGATCGATCTCAAGGGCCGCGAAGGTCCGCTGCTGATGATGGCAGGCGGGAAGGATCGCACGGTGCCGGCGTCGACCGTCGAGGCTGGGTACAAAGTGCAGAAGCGCAGTGCGTCGCCGACCGAGTTCAAGCTCTACCCCGACCGCGGGCACAGCCTCTCCGCCGATCACGGCTGGCAGGAACTCGCGACCGACGCCCTCGGCTTCCTCACAGCGCATAGCATCGATCCGAAGGCGTAG